From Halomarina ordinaria:
CGGGTGGATGACGAGCGTCTTCGCGTCGCCGATGTTCGCGAGGAAGCGCGCCAGCTCCACGTCCTCACAGAGGCGCTTGCCGCCCTCGTAGCCGGCTTCGAGGCCGAACGCGATGACGCCCCCGTAGCCGCCGTCGAGGTACGCACGCGCCGTCTCGTGGGTCTCGTGGTCCGGGAGGCCGGGGTAGGTGACCCACGCCACGTCGGGGTGGCTCTCCAAGAACTCCGCGACGGTCTGGGCGTTCGAACAGTGGCGCTCCATCCGGAGCGAGAGCGTCTCCAGCCCCTGGAGGGTGACCCAGGCGTCGAAGGGCGACTGGCCGTCGCCGAGCGAGCGCAGCGCGCGCTGGCGGGCCGCCTCGGTGAACGCCCGGTCGCCGTAGCGTTCGGCGAAGTTCGTGCCGTGGAAGGCGGGGTTCTCGCCGCCCACCTCCGGGAATCGCTCGGGGTACTCGGCCCACGGGAAGGTGCCGCCGTCGACGAGGACGCCGCCCACGGTCGTCCCGGAGCCGTGAATCCACTTGGTGGTCGACTCCCAGACGAGGTCCGCGCCGTGGTCGAGCGGGCGACAGAGCGCCGGCGTCGCGAACGTGTTGTCGACGAACAGCGGGACGCCCGCCTCGTGGGCGACGTCGGCGACCGCCTCGATGTCGGGCGTGACGAGCGAGGGGTTGCCGATGGTCTCGAGGTGGACGTAGGCGGTGTCCTCGTCGATGGCGTCGGCGTAGGCGGCCACGTCGAGGGTGTCGACGAAGCGCGCCTCGATGCCCCGCCGGCGGGCCGTGTGCGAGAGGTAGGCGTGGGTGCCACCGTAGATGGAGGAGGCCGAGACGACGTTGTCGCCCACGTCCGCGAGGACGAGCGTCGCGGCGTCGAGCGCGGCCATCCCGGAGGCGGTGCAGAGCGCGCCCGTCCCGCCCTCGAGGTCGGCGAGGCGGTCCTCGAGGAGGCTCACGGTCGGGTTGCTGATGCGCGAGTAGACGTGGTCGTCGTCCTCCAGGGCGTACCGGGCCGCGGCGACGTCCGCGTCCGGGAACTCGTAGGAGGAGGTCTGGTACAGCGGCGGGGCCGCCGCCCCGGTCGCGGGGTCCGCGCGCTGTCCGGCGTGAACGCAGCGCGTCCCGAAGCCAAGCGGCGTGTCGTCGCTCATGTATGCTACGCATATAGCTGAACGAATCTATAACTGCGAGTTACGGCAAGTGTTGCCCGTGACGCCCCGGTGTGTTCGCCCGTCACGCGGGAAGGAGCGAGCGGGGGGCGTCAGTCCGTCGTCGCCGTCGGCTCGGAGACGTCGCCGGTCTCCTGTTTCGTCGCCCCGCGCTTGTTCAGCACGACGAGCGCGCCGAAGATGAGCAGTCCGAGGGCGCGCAGCGCGAGGTCGATGACCAGGGCGTCCCCCACGCCACCGCCGACGCCGACCGCCCTGAGCACGTCGAGCACCGCGTTCAACAGGAGCATCGGCGCCATGAGCAACAGCGCCGAGAGCGCGAACAGCGCGCGCTCGCCCCGGCCGACCTTCGCGTAGAAGAACCCGATGACGGTCGCACCGAGGGCGACGACGCCGACGAACACGCCCGCGACGGGGACGAACACCTCGAGGAGGGCGTACGTCGGGTCCGCGACGACGCCGAGGCCGACCACCTCCGCCCCCTCGCCGGTCCCGTCCATGAGGAGGATACCGGGGGTGAGCACGAACGCGAACGGCACGATGGCCTTGTTCAGCGACAGCGAGAACGCCTCGACGCCCGTCCGGAAGGGGTCGGACTTCGCGATACCGCTGGCCGCGTAGGCGGCGACGGCCACCGGCGGCGTGATGTCGGCGATGACGCCGAAGTAGAGGATGAACAGGTGCGCCGCGAGGATGGGGATGGCGCTCAGTTCGGTGATGGCGGGCGCGAGCAGCGACGCGAGGATGATGTACGTCACCGTCGTCGGCATCCCCATCCCG
This genomic window contains:
- a CDS encoding O-acetylhomoserine aminocarboxypropyltransferase/cysteine synthase family protein, with the protein product MSDDTPLGFGTRCVHAGQRADPATGAAAPPLYQTSSYEFPDADVAAARYALEDDDHVYSRISNPTVSLLEDRLADLEGGTGALCTASGMAALDAATLVLADVGDNVVSASSIYGGTHAYLSHTARRRGIEARFVDTLDVAAYADAIDEDTAYVHLETIGNPSLVTPDIEAVADVAHEAGVPLFVDNTFATPALCRPLDHGADLVWESTTKWIHGSGTTVGGVLVDGGTFPWAEYPERFPEVGGENPAFHGTNFAERYGDRAFTEAARQRALRSLGDGQSPFDAWVTLQGLETLSLRMERHCSNAQTVAEFLESHPDVAWVTYPGLPDHETHETARAYLDGGYGGVIAFGLEAGYEGGKRLCEDVELARFLANIGDAKTLVIHPASTTHAQLDEEAQRASGVTPDLVRLSVGIEDPEDIVADLERAIAG